A region from the Candidatus Cloacimonadota bacterium genome encodes:
- a CDS encoding SagB/ThcOx family dehydrogenase yields the protein MILEKPQIEEKPLLKILNERKSTREFIEKEISDQMLSNLLWAAFGINRPESGMRTAPSVLNLQEIEIYVATTSGLFLYAPKYHKLELIHNIDIREFTGNPGTDFPKTAPINLIFVADLSKYVMFGDDETLKKIMVFSDVGYISQNVYLFCASENLATVVLGAIDTKTLKEKMKLREEQL from the coding sequence ATAATACTGGAAAAACCTCAAATCGAGGAAAAACCGTTATTGAAGATTCTGAACGAAAGAAAATCTACTCGTGAATTCATCGAAAAGGAAATTTCAGATCAAATGCTGTCCAATCTACTTTGGGCAGCATTTGGAATTAACCGTCCGGAATCCGGAATGAGAACTGCTCCTTCAGTACTAAATCTGCAGGAGATCGAGATTTATGTAGCAACAACATCAGGATTGTTCCTTTATGCGCCAAAATATCATAAACTGGAACTGATTCATAACATCGATATTCGGGAGTTTACCGGAAATCCGGGAACTGATTTTCCCAAAACTGCTCCCATAAATCTGATTTTTGTGGCTGATCTTTCCAAATATGTGATGTTCGGCGATGATGAAACCTTGAAAAAAATAATGGTCTTTTCCGATGTTGGTTATATCAGTCAGAATGTTTATCTATTCTGTGCTTCTGAAAATCTGGCAACTGTCGTTTTAGGAGCTATCGATACTAAAACTTTAAAAGAAAAAATGAAACTGCGTGAGGAGCAACT